A genomic segment from Falsibacillus pallidus encodes:
- a CDS encoding DUF3231 family protein, with product MKRVDALTSPEITGLWQTYMQNSAMLCFLEYFQHHMEDEEIMPVLKGAVSFSKKCLDEIKEIFNSEKFPIPKGFSRKDVDFEAPRLYNDLFALSFIYRMHQMAVSFYGTTLTKVARNDIVTLFAGYLSDSTNLYLEALNLMLSKGIYDRPPKMPYPDESEMMPEQPSAIETLIGEKRALNAAELGEIFYIIERNYIGLILLTGFIQVMKDAELKRYFLKGKKLAEKQIEIFNDILKKEEEIGNIPVSMEVTGSTISPFSDKLMTFTISTTTSTGIFLIGYALSISFRKDLAVHYSLLMAEIMKFGSDGLKLMTKRGWLEQLPQGINRKRLMRE from the coding sequence ATGAAACGAGTGGACGCTTTAACAAGCCCTGAAATAACCGGGCTATGGCAGACATATATGCAGAACAGCGCGATGCTGTGTTTCTTGGAATATTTCCAGCACCATATGGAGGATGAAGAAATCATGCCTGTTCTAAAAGGCGCCGTTTCCTTCTCCAAAAAATGCCTGGATGAAATAAAAGAGATATTCAATTCAGAAAAATTTCCCATACCAAAAGGATTTTCCAGGAAAGACGTCGATTTTGAAGCTCCGCGTCTTTATAATGATCTTTTTGCGTTAAGCTTTATTTACCGCATGCACCAAATGGCTGTCTCCTTTTATGGAACGACGTTGACAAAAGTAGCGCGAAACGACATTGTCACCCTTTTTGCCGGATATCTTTCTGATTCCACAAATCTGTATCTAGAAGCATTGAATCTCATGCTTTCAAAAGGAATCTATGACCGTCCGCCGAAAATGCCTTATCCAGATGAATCTGAGATGATGCCTGAGCAGCCTTCTGCCATCGAGACATTAATTGGGGAAAAAAGGGCACTGAATGCAGCAGAACTCGGTGAGATTTTTTACATCATCGAACGTAATTATATTGGTTTGATCCTTTTGACAGGTTTTATCCAAGTGATGAAAGATGCCGAATTAAAAAGGTATTTCCTAAAAGGGAAGAAGCTTGCTGAAAAGCAAATCGAAATATTCAATGATATTTTGAAAAAAGAAGAAGAAATAGGCAATATCCCAGTCAGTATGGAAGTAACAGGTTCTACTATATCTCCTTTTTCTGACAAGCTTATGACCTTCACTATATCAACCACCACATCAACAGGAATCTTCCTTATAGGGTATGCCTTATCCATCAGTTTCCGAAAAGATCTGGCAGTACATTATTCTTTACTGATGGCTGAAATCATGAAATTTGGCAGCGATGGCCTCAAACTGATGACAAAAAGAGGTTGGCTTGAACAGCTTCCACAAGGGATCAATCGGAAACGGCTAATGAGGGAATAA
- the efeB gene encoding iron uptake transporter deferrochelatase/peroxidase subunit, whose product MPNTTAKPTKYSRREMLKMSALAGAGIAVGASGLGTITAIADKLFVSPAENDDKKQTVPFYGAHQAGIITPQQSYSYTASFNLLTDDRQQVIKLFKKWTEIAAAMTVGQEIGSGFSNDWLPPKDTGEAEDLSTANLTITYGLGSTFFRKDGKDRFGVASRKPKYLRDIPKMPGEALDEAYTGGDICIQVCADIQQTAFHAIRNFIKNAIGTAEVKWIQGGFLSAPTGKTGRNLFGFKDGTANRSVKDKSGHQKIIWADSSEPSWMIGGTYMAIRKIKMFLEVWDRSSLKDQEDTFGRKKDSGAAYGNVKEHQEVNAEKLPANSHVRLAKSMKQEIFRRGYSYTDGIDQKTGSINAGLFFISFQQNPDKQFIPMLKLMSQKDKLNEYTKHIGSALFACPGGIKKGQYMAQGILEGSIF is encoded by the coding sequence ATGCCTAACACGACTGCAAAACCAACAAAATACTCGAGGCGGGAAATGCTCAAGATGTCTGCTCTTGCAGGTGCAGGCATCGCGGTTGGCGCCAGCGGCCTAGGGACCATTACGGCAATTGCAGATAAATTATTCGTGAGTCCAGCTGAAAATGATGACAAAAAACAAACCGTTCCTTTTTATGGGGCACATCAGGCGGGGATCATCACCCCTCAGCAGTCTTATTCCTATACAGCATCGTTCAACTTGTTGACGGATGATCGCCAGCAGGTAATAAAACTATTCAAGAAATGGACCGAAATAGCTGCGGCGATGACAGTAGGCCAAGAAATCGGAAGCGGATTTTCGAATGATTGGCTTCCTCCCAAAGATACGGGAGAGGCAGAGGATTTATCGACAGCCAACCTAACCATCACCTATGGATTAGGGAGTACTTTTTTTAGAAAAGACGGGAAGGACCGATTTGGAGTTGCTTCAAGAAAGCCCAAATACCTGAGAGATATCCCGAAAATGCCAGGGGAAGCTTTGGATGAGGCCTATACAGGAGGCGATATATGCATCCAAGTCTGTGCAGATATACAACAGACCGCGTTTCATGCCATCCGGAACTTTATCAAGAATGCCATAGGGACAGCTGAAGTGAAATGGATACAGGGCGGCTTCCTGAGTGCACCGACAGGAAAGACAGGCAGGAATCTTTTTGGATTTAAAGACGGAACGGCAAATCGATCTGTGAAGGATAAATCCGGCCATCAGAAAATCATCTGGGCAGATTCAAGCGAACCCTCCTGGATGATCGGCGGTACTTATATGGCCATTCGCAAAATCAAAATGTTTCTTGAAGTGTGGGATCGTTCTTCATTGAAGGATCAAGAAGATACATTTGGCAGAAAAAAAGACAGCGGTGCAGCATATGGGAATGTCAAGGAGCACCAGGAAGTCAATGCTGAGAAGCTTCCTGCCAATTCTCATGTCCGGCTCGCCAAAAGTATGAAACAGGAAATCTTCAGGAGAGGTTATTCCTATACAGATGGCATCGATCAGAAGACTGGTTCCATCAATGCAGGCCTGTTCTTTATCAGCTTCCAGCAGAACCCTGATAAGCAATTCATTCCGATGCTGAAATTGATGAGTCAGAAAGATAAACTGAACGAGTACACGAAGCATATAGGGAGTGCTCTGTTTGCGTGTCCAGGAGGCATTAAAAAAGGGCAATATATGGCACAGGGCATTTTGGAAGGTTCAATATTTTAA